One part of the Rutidosis leptorrhynchoides isolate AG116_Rl617_1_P2 chromosome 1, CSIRO_AGI_Rlap_v1, whole genome shotgun sequence genome encodes these proteins:
- the LOC139840263 gene encoding secreted RxLR effector protein 78-like, which produces MASRLVKVMDRIICKEQSAFIAGRQILDGPFILNETMEWCKKRKEKLMIFKIDFEKAYDTVPWDFLNYMLNLLGFGCVWHSWVCMVLKSSRTSILVNGSPTDEFTVRRGLRQGDPLSPFLFLIVMEELHLCIKEKILEGVFHGVSLSNNSTMVYHFCMRMMRL; this is translated from the coding sequence ATGGCGTCTAGATTGGTGAAGGTAATGGATAGAATTATTTGTAAAGAACAATCTGCATTTATTGCGGGTCGTCAAATTTTGGACGGCCCATTTATTTTGAATGAAACAATGGAATGGTGTAAGAAACGTAAAGAAAAATTGATGATTTTCAAGATTGATTTCGAGAAAGCATATGACACGGTACCATGGGATTTTTTAAATTACATGTTAAATCTtcttggttttggttgtgtatggcATTCATGGGTGTGTATGGTTCTTAAATCTTCAAGAACCTCTATTCTCGTTAATGGAAGCCCAACGGATGAATTCACAGTGCGTAGAGGTTTAAGGCAGGGAGACCCGTTGAGCCCCTTCTTATTTTTGATTGTCATGGAAGAGTTACATTTGTGTATCAAAGAGAAAATCCTTGAGGGGGTGTTCCATGGTGTTTCATTAAGTAATAATTCTACTATGGTTTATCATTTCTGTATGCGGATGATGCGTTTGTAA
- the LOC139840249 gene encoding phospholipase A(1) DAD1, chloroplastic-like, which yields MVIKSCSLATPPTHVSEFSNGSTSTNLPTRTRQLRVKSSWNSDSGQARVANRVAKLGQKWREYQGIKNWEGLLDPLDDGLRHEILRYGDFVEAAYRSFEFDMSSPDYGDCKYSKNSMLDRCGLGGSGYKVTKNLHATCGVHLPGWIERVPSWTSVNSSWIGYVAVCNDDEEIARLGRRDVVVAFRGTATCLEWIENMRARLTSLPNDVAHEKSKTMVQKGFLSMYTSATPTCPSLRDMVRQEMSRIIETYGDEPLSVTITGHSLGAALATLTAYDITSTFEQSPMVTVVSFGGPRVGNNNFRSKLESSGTRVLRIVNSTDVITKVPGFLVDDSNDVTKKIVRVSRLPGWLQKRVDNNDGFRYADVGKELRLSSEASPYLTKSDFATCHDLKTYLHLVDGFVSSSCPFRTTAKRLLAGTKHTKQQILVR from the coding sequence ATGGTAATTAAATCATGCAGTTTAGCTACACCACCTACTCATGTGTCTGAATTCTCAAACGGTTCAACTAGTACCAATCTTCCAACCCGAACCCGACAGTTAAGAGTCAAAAGTTCTTGGAACAGTGATTCAGGTCAGGCTCGGGTCGCCAACCGTGTCGCTAAACTTGGTCAAAAATGGAGAGAGTATCAAGGGATAAAGAACTGGGAAGGGTTGCTTGATCCTTTAGACGACGGTTTACGCCACGAGATTCTTCGGTACGGTGATTTCGTCGAAGCGGCGTACCGATCTTTCGAGTTTGACATGTCATCACCTGATTATGGAGATTGTAAGTACTCGAAAAACTCGATGTTGGATAGATGTGGGTTAGGGGGAAGTGGATATAAGGTGACTAAAAACTTGCATGCCACTTGTGGAGTTCATCTGCCAGGTTGGATTGAAAGAGTGCCAAGCTGGACATCCGTGAATTCCAGCTGGATTGGTTACGTGGCAGTTTGTAATGATGACGAGGAGATTGCGCGCTTAGGCCGAAGAGATGTGGTGGTAGCATTTAGAGGAACTGCCACGTGTCTTGAATGGATTGAGAATATGCGTGCTAGGCTGACGTCATTACCTAATGATGTGGCACATGAAAAGAGTAAAACAATGGTGCAAAAGGGGTTTTTGAGTATGTACACGTCAGCAACCCCAACGTGTCCGAGTTTAAGAGATATGGTGCGACAAGAGATGTCTAGAATTATCGAGACATACGGGGATGAGCCGCTTAGTGTGACGATCACCGGTCACAGCCTTGGTGCGGCCCTAGCCACTCTCACAGCCTATGACATAACGTCCACATTCGAACAATCCCCAATGGTGACTGTTGTTTCATTTGGTGGGCCCCGTGTTGGCAACAATAACTTCAGATCGAAACTTGAAAGTAGCGGAACACGAGTTCTTAGAATCGTGAACTCGACTGATGTGATCACGAAAGTCCCTGGATTCTTGGTTGATGATAGCAACGACGTAACAAAAAAGATAGTTCGTGTATCTAGGTTGCCAGGATGGCTACAGAAACGAGTCGATAATAACGACGGGTTTAGATATGCCGATGTTGGCAAAGAGCTTAGACTTAGTAGCGAGGCATCACCATACCTTACAAAAAGTGACTTTGCGACATGTCACGATCTCAAGACTTATCTTCACTTAGTTGATGGTTTTGTGAGTTCTTCGTGTCCATTTCGGACAACAGCTAAAAGACTGTTGGCCGGAACGAAACACACGAAACAACAAATTTTGGTTAGATGA